In the Octadecabacter sp. SW4 genome, one interval contains:
- a CDS encoding DUF2849 domain-containing protein, translating to MNRAFTAKVITANRLLEGDAVWLTEDDRWSTDIAEAEVITDEAHATIRLLDAEAQSGVVVGVYLAEVKPGADRPTPTHFREVFRTRGPSNYAHGKQSA from the coding sequence ATGAACCGCGCTTTCACCGCCAAAGTGATCACAGCCAACCGGCTGCTGGAAGGCGATGCCGTCTGGCTGACGGAGGATGACCGCTGGTCCACCGATATCGCCGAGGCCGAAGTGATCACGGACGAAGCCCATGCCACGATCCGCCTTTTGGACGCCGAAGCACAATCGGGCGTGGTTGTCGGTGTTTATCTGGCCGAGGTAAAACCGGGTGCAGATCGCCCCACCCCGACCCATTTCCGCGAGGTGTTTCGCACCCGCGGCCCATCCAATTACGCCCACGGCAAACAATCCGCCTGA